The following are from one region of the Nicotiana tomentosiformis chromosome 7, ASM39032v3, whole genome shotgun sequence genome:
- the LOC138895849 gene encoding uncharacterized protein: MRLGYGFCGSWDQFLPPAEFAYNNSYQSSIQMAPYEALYGRRCQPPVGWFELGEARLLDTDLVRDALERIKLIEDRLSTGQSRQKSYTDRKVRNVAYMVGEKVFLRASPMKGYEVEIKEYSFSESSVKRPASRGGYLG; this comes from the exons ATGCGTTTGGGTTATGGATTTtgtggttcttgggatcagtttctaccgcctgcagagtttgcctacaacaacagttaccaatcgagtattcagatggctccttatgaggctttatatgggaggcggtgccaacctccagttggttggtttgagttggGGGAAGCTAGGTTGTTGGATACGGAtctggttcgggatgccttggagagaATCAAGTTGATTGAGGATCGGCTTTCTACAggacagtccaggcagaagagttatactgATAGAAAGGTTCGtaatgttgcatatatggtgggtgagaaggtttttctcagagcttcacccatgaaag GTTacgaagttgagatcaaagaatatagcttcagtgaaagttcagtgaagaggccagccagtcgaggaggctacttaggatga
- the LOC138895847 gene encoding uncharacterized protein codes for MAQPVNSTTGSSMSVHPSGRESQSSDQESSPDVVTGMLTIFSHDAYTLIDLRSTLSCIASFVAGKFGIVPEILSDHFAVSTPIGELIIARRVYRGITVTVSSRQISADLVELEMLDFDAIMGMEWLAACYATIDCRVKTTRFHFLDEPVLEWVSNTATPRVVKEYADVFPDELPGVPPEREIDFGIDLLLGTQPISIPPYKMAPAELKELKEHLKDLLEKGFIRPNTSPWGVPVLFVRKKDDSLRMCIDYRQLNKLKSVIFLGHIVSDGGIKVDTQKIEAVKSWPRLTTPTEVRSFLGLAGYYQRFVEDKANVLADALSRRSMGSLAHVEAEKRKLTREIHQLACLGVRLVDLGDGGVVLKNTAKLSLISEVKERQYEDPELVELRERVPQQKKTLLEIKGDGLLRYRGRLCVPNVAGLRDRIMSELPAGESRAPEARRDNADYRDPDVEMGGDKHGLYHRFTSFSS; via the exons atggcacaaccagtgAATTCaacaacaggatcgtctatgtctgtgcatccttcagggcgcgagtctcagtcttcg gaccaggagtcttcaccagatgttgtgacaggtatgttgaccattttctctcacgatgcttatacCTTGATAGACCTAAgatctactttatcgtgtatTGCCTcatttgtcgcggggaagtttggtatagtgcctgaaatactaagtgatcattttgcggtatctacaccgatcGGAGAattgattattgctagacgggtttatcGAGGTATTACAGTGACAGTTTCTAGTCGTCAGatctcagccgacctagttgagctagagatgttggattttgatgctatcatgggcatggaatggttggcagcttgctatgccaccaTTGATTGTCGAGTAAAGACAACCAGATTTCATTTTTTGgatgagccagtccttgaatgggtaagtaatacagcgacacctagag TAGTAAAAGAGTACGcagatgtatttccagatgaacttccaggtgttcctccagagcgagagattgattttggcattgatttgcttctgggaactcaaccaatatccatccctccgtataaaATGGcgcctgccgaattgaaggagttgaaggagcatttaaaagatttgctggagaaaggttttatCAGGCCcaatacctcaccttggggtgtaccTGTACTGTTTGTACGGAAGAAAGACgactcgctgaggatgtgtatcgattataggcagctgaataag TTGAAGTCTGTAATATTCTTGGGACACATTGTATCTGATGgcggtataaaggtagacactcagaagattgaggctgtgaaatcctggcctagactTACCACTccaacagaggttcgtagctttctaggcttagcaggatactaccaaaggttcgtagagg acAAAGCTAATGTGTTAGCAgacgccttaagtcgccgatctatgggtagcttagcacatgtagaggccgaaAAAAGAAagttaactagagagattcatcaattggcttgtttgggggttcggttagtagacttaggcgatggtggagttgtactcaaAAATACTGCAAAATTATCTCTCATATCTGAAGTAAAGGAGAGGCAGTACGAGGatccagagttggtcgagttgagagagcgagttccgcagcagaagaagacATTGTTAGAGATCAAGGGAGATGGacttctcagatataggggtcgtctatgtgttccaaatgtagcagggctacgagacaggattatgtcagag ttgccagcaggtgaaagTAGAGCACCAGAAGCTCGGAGGgataatgcagactata
- the LOC138895848 gene encoding uncharacterized protein: MKANVVADALSRKAESMGRLAYILVGERPLALDVQALANQFMRLDISEPSHVLACVVSWTSLYESIRECQYDDHHLLVLKDTVQRGDGKEVSIRDDGVLRMLGRICMSNADGLRELILE, translated from the coding sequence atgaaggccaatgtggtggccgatgccttaagtagaaaggctgagagtatgggtagacTTGCATATATTttagttggtgagaggccgctagcattggatgttcaggctttggccaatcagttcatgaggttagatatttcggagcctagtcatgTTCTTGCTTGTGTAGTTTCTTGGACTTCTTTGTATGAGAGCATCAGAGAGTGTCAATATGACGACcaccatttgcttgtccttaaggacacggtgcagcgcGGTGATGGCAAAgaggtttctattagagatgatggtgtGTTGCGGATGTTAGGTCGGATTTGTATGTCCAATgcggatgggttacgtgagttgattcttgagtag